GAAAGGCTTCGGCGTTCGGCTTGCGCATGTATAGCTGCAACAGCCACGCCGATATTGACGTTGGCCGCAAGCGCGATGAGGGCGAGATCGTCCGGGTGGGGCAGGCCTAAGCTGAGACACCCGGGCAACCCCGGGCCGAGGCCGGGCTCCCGGCGTGCCGTTCGCTATAATCCGGCAACGCCACTTTTTGCCGCAGGAACATCATGCCCCTGTCAGCGCTGCAACAGCAGTTAAGCTTTCTGCGAGAAATCGACCGCCTGAAGAGCGTAGTGCGGCAATCGCCGCTGCTTGATCAAAGCCGCAAGGAAAACTCGGCCGAGCATTCCTGGCACCTGGCAATGTATGCCTTGCTGCTGAACGAGTACGCCAGCGCTGTCGTGGACACGAACCGTGTCATACAGATGCTGTTGCTGCACGATATTGTCGAGATAGATGCTGGCGATTTTCCCATCCATGCCGGCGGTTCAAACGCACTGCAGGCCGAGCAGGAAGCCAGGGCAGCTGCGCGTTTGTTTGGCATGTTGCCCGCGCCGCAAGGCAAGGCCCTTCTTGCCTTGTGGCAGGAGTTCGAGCGCGCAGAAACCGACGATGCAAAATTCGCCAAGGCGCTGGACCGCTTTCAGCCGCTGCTCATCAATGTATTTACCGCTGGCGGCACCTG
This Vogesella sp. LIG4 DNA region includes the following protein-coding sequences:
- a CDS encoding HD family hydrolase — protein: MPLSALQQQLSFLREIDRLKSVVRQSPLLDQSRKENSAEHSWHLAMYALLLNEYASAVVDTNRVIQMLLLHDIVEIDAGDFPIHAGGSNALQAEQEARAAARLFGMLPAPQGKALLALWQEFERAETDDAKFAKALDRFQPLLINVFTAGGTWTENNVTLEQVVARYGPVIRRGAPQLWEVCEQWIDRHFAGQTPAS